A segment of the Candidatus Izimaplasma bacterium HR1 genome:
ACCAGATTGTTTCTTCTTCAGTTTTGAAAACAACATCTTCTTCTAAATTACTTAATAGTTTACGATATCTTTCTTCATGATCTTTTTCAATTTTAGCAATCATTTTGAATGATGCGGCAACTTTAGGGAATCCTTCTTCTATAGCTATTTTAGCAAACTCTGGATATAAATCTACCCATTCTTCCATTTCACCTTCAGCAGCAGCAAATAAGTTTTCTTTAGTGTCTCCTTCAATTCCAGCAGGGTATGCAGCAGTAATTTCTACAACTCCACCTTCTAGATGTCTAAAGAAAATTTTAGCATGCTCTAATTCATTCTCAGCAGTTTCCAAAAATAATTCTGAAATTTGTTCGTAACCTTCTTTTTTTGCAATTTTTGCAAACATTGTGTAACGATTACGAGCTTGTGATTCACCAGCAAAAGCTTTTAGTAAGTTTTTCTCTGTTTTTGTACCTTTTAATGACATAACATTACCTCCTTATATTTATCATATATAATTATACTACCTATTCACCTAGTTTTAAATAACTAATTAGTTTTTGAACGCATTTTCCACGATGTGATATGACATTCTTTTCATCAAGAGAGTATTCTGCCAAATGTCTTGTATCACCGCTAGGTATAAAGATAGGATCGTATCCAAATCCATTGTCTCCTTGATACTTATAAGCAATTTCTCCGTATAAGTAATCTTCAAAATATACTGGTTCTTGATTAATTCTATATAGACAGATAGTTGTTACAAATCTTGCTCCTCTATTATCAATATTTTCCATATTACTTAAGAGTAACTTATTATTATCAGCATATGTTACATCTTCACCAGAGTATCTAGCGCTATATACTCCCGGTTCGTTGTTTAAAGCAAATACTTCTAATCCACTATCATCTGCTAAAACGTCTTTATTAAGATAATTACTTAACGTTTCAGCTTTCTTTTTAGCGTTTCCTTTAAAGGTATCTTTATCTTCGATTATTTCGGGCAATTCCTCATAATCAAATAAAGTTAGAACCTTATAACCGAGATGTTCTAACATCTTT
Coding sequences within it:
- a CDS encoding Non-canonical purine NTP pyrophosphatase, with translation MKEILIATKNKHKIIEMKKMLEHLGYKVLTLFDYEELPEIIEDKDTFKGNAKKKAETLSNYLNKDVLADDSGLEVFALNNEPGVYSARYSGEDVTYADNNKLLLSNMENIDNRGARFVTTICLYRINQEPVYFEDYLYGEIAYKYQGDNGFGYDPIFIPSGDTRHLAEYSLDEKNVISHRGKCVQKLISYLKLGE
- the rbr gene encoding Rubrerythrin, with the protein product MSLKGTKTEKNLLKAFAGESQARNRYTMFAKIAKKEGYEQISELFLETAENELEHAKIFFRHLEGGVVEITAAYPAGIEGDTKENLFAAAEGEMEEWVDLYPEFAKIAIEEGFPKVAASFKMIAKIEKDHEERYRKLLSNLEEDVVFKTEEETIWFCRKCGHVHIAKRAPGMCPVCKHPQSYFERKKANY